The window CCCAGGCAATCCCGCAGGTCGTGCCCAGTGCGGTGAGAGTCACCGCTTGTCTGCCAAGGAAATGGCTGTTCATGATGGCCTCGTTAGCTACGGTGCCAGAGAGGGCGAGAAAGGATGTTGGGTCGACTGCCGGTGAGGACGGTCTGGGGGTTCTGGGTTTCCACGACACGGCTCTAATCTTGAAGCAAACTAGAGTGCTGCTCTAGTGAGATACTCTAAATATGGACCCGGACACACTGCACGTCAAGAGCACTCGCAGGCAGAAATCGGAAGCCACTCGGCGCAAGATCATAACGGCGGCGCACCAGGAATTTATCGCCCGAGGATTCCACGGGGCCACCATGGCCGGCATTGCCGCCCGTGCCGGAGTAGCTTCGCAAACCGTGTACTTCGTGTTCCACACCAAACCCGAGCTCATCAGTGCCGTAATTGACTCCGCCGTCCTGGGCGAAGGTGATCCCCGCCCACCGCAGGCCCAACCGTGGTGGACATCGATGATGCAGGAACCCGACGCTGCTGAGGCATTGCGGATCTTCATTCGTGGAGCAGGCCCCTTATTTGCGCGCGCGTCGGCTATCTCGGAAGTTCTTCGCGCAGCCGCCCTGACCGATAACGAGGTGCGCCGAACGCACCAACACCATGAAAACCTTCGCAGGGACGGGTTCGGACAGGTCTTGGAGATACTGGCGGAAAAGGGGCCGCTCCGTGCTGATCGGCCCATCGATCAGCTCACCGAGGCGTTCATGACTGTCTACGGTGACAGCACGTACCACCAGCTCGCTGTTGAGCGCGGCTGGAGCCACGACCAGATCATGGCATGGCTCTGCGACGTCCTTCCAGACATGTTGCTCACTTAAAAGAGTCCCCACCTACCCGCCGCCCTCCCAGCGAACTACAAGCTTAGTGTGGACATAATGCGATCGGAGCTTCGGTCAACCGCTATTTGACCGGGGCTTCGCCAATTCGGGGACCAAGCAACTAATGCCAGGGTCTGCTGCTGTCGCTACCCGGCGGAGCCGTCCCATGACTGGCCAAACAGGAGCGCACGACGGTGCGACAAGCGGGCTACCTGCCCATATCATCATGGCCAGGCGCTCTGCGCTGGCGATCCGTGCCCCCAAGCTCTGAATCCACGACTATAAGTGCATATCCAAAATGCTGGATACTGCCTTATAGTTCTTGATATGGAAAGTGCTTTGAATCCGTATTCGCCCGGTTCGGGGCGACGGCCCTTTGAGCTGGTTGGGCGCCAGAGTGAGATCGATGCCTTCGATCTGCTGCTGGCCAAGACCCGGCAGCGACGGCCCGACCGGGGGATCGTCCTGCATGGGCTTCGCGGGGTGGGAAAAACGGTGCTGCTGAACGAGTTTCGTCGGCAGGCCGAACACGCAGAATTCATGGTGGTTTTCCTGGAGGGCAGGGACGCTGAGGGAGGGCCGGAAGCCGTTCGGGCCAAGCTCGCCCGGAGCTTGCTGCAGGCAGGGCGGAAGCTGAACCGCCGCGGTGCGGGGGAACGGCTCGTGGCGGCGCTTGGCAGCATCGCCTCCTTCTCCGCGAAACTCGGCGTGACCGGCATCGATATCGGGGTCAACCTCAACCACGGCCGCGCCGATTCCGGGTCGATCGAAGTGGACCTGGAAGAACTGATTGAGGATCTCTGCCTGGCGCTGGCGGAGAAGCGTTCGGGCCTGATCTTCATCATCGATGAGATGCAGGACCTGGACGAGGGACTCATCGCCGCTCTCCTCAGCGCCCAGCACCTGGCCGGCCAACGCGAATGGCCTTTCTACATCGCGGGCGCAGGGCTGCCCAATCTGCCCTCGGTACTCAGCGAAGCGCGCTCCTACGCCGAAAGGATCTTCAACTACCGCAGCATCGGAGCTCTGTCGAGGGAAGCCGCCGAGGCAGCCCTGGTCGTCCCGGCCCGAAGGTTTGGGGCATCGTTCGTACCCGAAGCCCAAGACCTCCTCCTGAGCGCCTCGGGCGCGTACCCGTACTTCCTGCAGGAGTACGGCTACGCGGCCTGGGAAACAGCACCGGAAAAGACCGTGACCTTCGACGACGCCAAAATTGCGGTGGAAATCGGCCGCGCGCAACTGGATCAAGGGTTCTTCCCGTCACGCTGGAAACGGGCCTCGAAGGCTGAGAAGGATTTCCTCCGCCTGATGGCGATCGACGGTGATGAAGGATCCAGCACCGCTGAACTTGCCGAACGGGCGCACAAGAAGCAAAGCTCCATGACCATGACCCGCGCATCCTTGATCGACAAGGGGATCATCTACGCACCAGCACTCGGTGTCGTAGCGTTCACCGTGCCGGGCATGGCTGACTACGTCAAACGCCTCCATGAATAAGACGAGCGCAGGAACCGGGACCATTGCAGGTGGGAGGTTGCGGTGGGGAATTCTCCTGGCTGTTACCGCGCTGGTCCTTGCCGGGGCCGGGATCTACGCGGTGGGAGCGTACCAGCGCTTCGAGGAGAGCCGCAGGGCGGCCTCATCGGTAGAGGTCACGGCAGGCCAGCCCCTCCCGGGGGTCCCTTTCGTTCTTTTCAGGAACACAGCCGATGGGCAGGGGTATGGCAATGCGGCCACGGTGCCTCTTTCTGCCCCTGGCGGCACGCGTGCCGTCAGTGACCAGGCCTGCGACCGGGTCTATGCCGCTGCCGCCACGGTGGTCTGTCTCAGATCCAACCGTGGTTTGGTGACTACTCACGAAACATCTGTCCTGAACCGGGAATGGCAGCAGGAGCGTTCGTGGCCTGTGCCCGGCATTCCGAGCCGGGCGCGTGTCAGTGCGGACGGGTCCCTGATCGCCACCACGGTGTTTGTCTCCGGCCACTCCTACACTCAAGCGGGGTTCTCCACAGCAACCGAGATCACGTTGCCCGGCGGCGGTACAGGAAACCTCGAAGACTTCGCACTCATCGTGAACGGCGAACGGCTGCTGGCCAGTGACAGGAACATCTGGGGTGTGACGTTCGCACCCGGCCGGAGTGATGTCTTTTACGCCACGGCCGCGTCGTCAGGGCGGATCTGGCTGGTCCAGGGGAGTATCGAGGCCAGGACGCTGACGGCCATCCACGACAACGTTGAGTGCC of the Paenarthrobacter sp. A20 genome contains:
- a CDS encoding TetR/AcrR family transcriptional regulator, which produces MDPDTLHVKSTRRQKSEATRRKIITAAHQEFIARGFHGATMAGIAARAGVASQTVYFVFHTKPELISAVIDSAVLGEGDPRPPQAQPWWTSMMQEPDAAEALRIFIRGAGPLFARASAISEVLRAAALTDNEVRRTHQHHENLRRDGFGQVLEILAEKGPLRADRPIDQLTEAFMTVYGDSTYHQLAVERGWSHDQIMAWLCDVLPDMLLT
- a CDS encoding ATP-binding protein, producing the protein MESALNPYSPGSGRRPFELVGRQSEIDAFDLLLAKTRQRRPDRGIVLHGLRGVGKTVLLNEFRRQAEHAEFMVVFLEGRDAEGGPEAVRAKLARSLLQAGRKLNRRGAGERLVAALGSIASFSAKLGVTGIDIGVNLNHGRADSGSIEVDLEELIEDLCLALAEKRSGLIFIIDEMQDLDEGLIAALLSAQHLAGQREWPFYIAGAGLPNLPSVLSEARSYAERIFNYRSIGALSREAAEAALVVPARRFGASFVPEAQDLLLSASGAYPYFLQEYGYAAWETAPEKTVTFDDAKIAVEIGRAQLDQGFFPSRWKRASKAEKDFLRLMAIDGDEGSSTAELAERAHKKQSSMTMTRASLIDKGIIYAPALGVVAFTVPGMADYVKRLHE